The following proteins are co-located in the Roseiconus lacunae genome:
- a CDS encoding outer membrane protein assembly factor BamB family protein, producing the protein MQLRCLIARPQPLILVSMVLFSVLLSASKSQAQQQRFGSNFQRNSARFIEPPRSLRQQIRDAEMAIEEERYSDAIVVLGDLLERSPDATDDSSIAGQDFFLGVEDHQGQRLEKSILRHCSDLLRELPEQAMQIYELRYGAMAKRGLEQATADRDWKLLAEVRQKYFHTVAGYQASLLLAQRELYRGHPLSASMLLDDVVTSRHAIKLLGPEVIALHAVACRLGGRSLPRELANRSLSIAVDEGDSETVRDWRQWIDEHYKGSATDSIVKPSDYRMLGGALSRNETSEGQMPLTTPRWMLVTTATPLDESTLHQKSEDLAASGQLPPPSWSPLLVGDQLLMRTTERLRGVDHRTGKRVWQYPWADDEAATEDSYGGLADPIGSNETSERLARTVFHDIPYGQISSDGKHVFLLDDLMPSRQVTINPLIGVQGAQPIESARNTLVALDLATEGKIRWRLGQNGTVESELNEAFFLGPPLAFDGDLYCLVELSGDIILACIAPSTGEMRWKQQLIAVEGAAIGLDPARRVSGCLITYHEGVLICPTGTGATIAFNLIDRTLRWANSYERRVGAPVMIGSRRNSNSAEQSPRWHSSLAIANGNRLLVTPATTDNLFCYSLVDGKQAFSKPRQDSFYVAGVRENQFLVVGPRQVTSYGLDEGRLQWQTDAKLLSTGNQIIGRGVFGDGFYIVPTSGNELIKLSLDDGSVVERRKTSFPLGNLVAIDGEIIAQGATALSVAYGQTTLGPRVERLLEEDPNNLDALVQKALLLAEQQQRGEALNVLRQARQIDPESDDVLLLSIGLMLDELRENPSPPESLERDLEQIIDTPTQRLEFLALRLEASLRHKDLTVAAQRLLELSSIAISLGDSTEKDSAVMNDSARDCNLDSWLAARASELAALAEESNQREQIQNLVDAKSETLAFGSSKELISTTQHLRALGRKSLVRSAVDRLIEEENELAAERLLYGPRSVIEALRESADAPQDDDVSTSIEAEDRLRLAKIYEQGKMYVDAQSLLDSLSDSQDDAFIRQRDQLKTDLAAELADKPTIDAEQTVTVDWQHPNTLGISSPSPSQYVVRPTLSGGQSFEGWTIANLPNAVMFQTPDGRYIPMPTDEFRSVRNSDRTATISGGIMISERPGRISAIDMMEIQSGRRNDALLWTRDFGGNGSNYRRQSKPTAFGDTIYSYPTHSVAANVNSELRIGPVLGDRLLVLHSGDLLAINITDKSTMWRNSDAPPIGHMVTDEGRVAVVSQMPNVISSVTLFDLHDGRKLETRDWEYGEIWTSCGKYVLAYEIGENRSSATVRLVNPFDDSVVLETEAKVKQPRIYTEGSGGGRLLQDRYMVLFDNTGRLVIWDLPAGKQICEHETGELTPFQSMHAIWMRDRIVVLAAKTIEQSRGSTRVQQADFHFPAHRLISVDLRSGDLQWQRELERPWGITIHQPFNSPVLLMSRLQTLFTVNRSIPKLDLAMVRLSDGKTIHEQLEQEVQPRASNLSTTVMLQPSQNQIRVQVDSELITYSFGKTEVEEIEPYEESDTDQ; encoded by the coding sequence ATGCAACTCCGCTGCCTGATCGCTCGTCCTCAGCCACTGATTCTCGTTAGCATGGTGCTATTTTCCGTGCTGCTATCGGCATCGAAGTCACAGGCCCAACAACAGCGATTTGGATCCAATTTCCAACGTAATTCGGCACGATTTATCGAACCACCGCGATCACTTCGGCAGCAGATTCGTGACGCCGAGATGGCGATCGAAGAAGAACGATATAGCGATGCGATCGTTGTACTCGGTGACTTGCTCGAACGAAGCCCCGACGCGACGGACGACTCGTCGATCGCTGGGCAAGATTTCTTTTTGGGCGTCGAAGATCATCAAGGGCAGCGACTGGAGAAAAGCATCCTGCGGCACTGTTCCGATCTGCTTCGCGAGTTGCCCGAACAAGCAATGCAGATTTACGAGCTCCGCTATGGCGCGATGGCCAAGCGAGGACTTGAACAAGCCACCGCGGACCGTGATTGGAAACTGCTCGCCGAGGTCCGCCAAAAGTACTTCCATACGGTCGCAGGCTATCAGGCGTCGTTGCTGTTAGCGCAACGTGAGCTTTACCGGGGACATCCGCTTTCGGCATCCATGTTGCTTGATGATGTCGTGACCAGTCGGCATGCAATCAAATTGCTAGGGCCAGAAGTGATCGCACTGCACGCAGTTGCTTGTCGGCTTGGCGGTCGATCTCTTCCGCGTGAACTTGCCAATCGATCCCTTTCGATCGCCGTTGACGAAGGCGACTCCGAGACGGTCCGTGACTGGCGTCAATGGATTGATGAGCACTACAAGGGTTCCGCAACCGATTCCATCGTCAAGCCATCGGATTATCGAATGCTCGGCGGTGCGCTTTCACGCAACGAAACATCCGAGGGGCAAATGCCTCTGACAACGCCTCGCTGGATGTTGGTCACCACCGCGACACCGCTGGATGAATCAACCCTTCATCAAAAGTCCGAAGACTTAGCGGCGAGCGGTCAGCTGCCTCCGCCTAGTTGGTCGCCACTACTGGTCGGCGACCAATTACTGATGCGAACTACCGAGCGTTTACGAGGCGTCGATCATCGAACCGGCAAACGAGTCTGGCAATACCCTTGGGCCGATGACGAAGCGGCTACCGAGGATTCGTATGGAGGCTTGGCCGATCCGATCGGATCCAATGAGACGAGCGAACGATTGGCTCGAACGGTGTTTCATGACATCCCGTATGGCCAGATCAGCAGTGATGGCAAACATGTCTTCCTCCTCGACGATCTGATGCCATCGCGACAAGTCACGATCAATCCCTTGATCGGTGTCCAAGGCGCTCAGCCAATTGAGAGCGCCCGCAACACGCTTGTCGCGTTGGACCTGGCCACCGAAGGGAAGATCCGTTGGCGTCTAGGACAGAACGGCACCGTCGAGAGTGAATTGAATGAGGCGTTCTTCCTGGGACCACCACTGGCATTCGATGGCGACCTGTATTGTTTGGTCGAACTCTCCGGTGACATTATCCTTGCCTGTATCGCACCGTCGACCGGCGAGATGCGTTGGAAACAGCAACTGATCGCGGTCGAGGGTGCGGCGATTGGTTTGGATCCGGCGCGACGTGTTTCGGGCTGTTTGATTACTTACCATGAAGGCGTGTTGATCTGCCCGACGGGTACCGGTGCGACGATCGCGTTCAACCTGATCGACCGCACCCTTCGATGGGCAAATTCTTATGAACGGCGCGTCGGTGCACCGGTGATGATCGGATCACGACGTAATTCCAATTCGGCCGAGCAATCGCCGCGGTGGCACAGTTCTCTGGCGATCGCCAACGGCAATCGTTTGTTGGTCACACCGGCGACGACCGACAATTTGTTTTGCTATTCGCTCGTCGATGGCAAGCAAGCGTTTAGCAAACCGCGTCAAGATTCGTTTTACGTTGCCGGGGTTCGTGAAAATCAGTTTCTGGTTGTCGGGCCACGTCAAGTCACCAGCTACGGACTCGACGAAGGACGACTGCAGTGGCAAACAGATGCCAAATTACTTTCGACCGGAAATCAAATCATCGGTCGTGGCGTCTTCGGCGATGGTTTTTACATTGTTCCGACAAGCGGCAATGAATTGATCAAGCTATCGCTCGATGACGGTTCGGTCGTCGAACGTCGCAAGACTAGCTTCCCACTCGGGAACCTGGTCGCAATCGATGGTGAAATCATTGCGCAAGGCGCGACCGCACTCTCGGTTGCTTATGGACAAACCACACTGGGACCTCGCGTCGAACGTCTACTTGAGGAGGACCCGAACAACCTGGATGCACTCGTTCAAAAAGCACTGTTGCTTGCTGAGCAACAGCAACGCGGCGAAGCCCTGAACGTGCTCCGTCAAGCCCGCCAAATCGATCCGGAAAGCGACGACGTCTTATTGCTTTCGATCGGATTGATGCTCGACGAACTCCGTGAGAATCCGTCGCCGCCGGAGTCTTTGGAAAGGGATCTCGAACAGATCATTGATACCCCGACACAACGCTTGGAATTTCTCGCGTTGCGATTGGAGGCATCGCTGCGACACAAAGATCTCACCGTCGCCGCACAGCGACTCCTTGAGCTTTCGTCGATCGCCATCAGCCTGGGCGACAGTACCGAAAAGGACTCTGCGGTCATGAATGACTCCGCACGTGATTGCAACCTCGACAGTTGGCTGGCCGCCCGTGCATCGGAATTAGCGGCTCTGGCGGAGGAGTCCAACCAACGTGAGCAGATTCAAAATCTTGTCGATGCGAAATCGGAAACGTTAGCGTTCGGGTCCTCTAAGGAACTGATTTCGACGACCCAACACCTTCGTGCCCTCGGCCGCAAATCGCTCGTCCGATCTGCCGTCGACCGACTTATCGAAGAGGAAAACGAACTCGCGGCAGAACGCTTGCTGTATGGTCCGCGAAGTGTCATTGAAGCGCTGCGGGAATCGGCGGATGCCCCCCAAGACGATGACGTTTCAACGTCAATCGAGGCCGAAGATCGATTGCGGTTGGCGAAGATTTATGAGCAAGGGAAAATGTACGTCGACGCGCAATCGCTTCTGGATTCGCTCTCAGATTCTCAAGACGATGCGTTCATCCGACAGCGTGATCAGTTGAAAACGGATCTGGCAGCCGAACTCGCTGACAAGCCAACGATTGACGCCGAGCAGACGGTTACAGTCGATTGGCAACATCCCAATACGCTGGGCATCTCAAGCCCTTCGCCAAGTCAATACGTCGTTCGGCCGACGCTATCCGGCGGGCAATCATTCGAAGGTTGGACGATCGCCAATCTTCCTAATGCGGTGATGTTTCAAACACCGGACGGCCGCTACATCCCAATGCCCACCGACGAATTTCGATCGGTACGCAACAGCGATCGAACCGCAACCATCAGTGGTGGCATCATGATTTCAGAGCGTCCCGGGCGGATCTCTGCAATCGATATGATGGAAATCCAGTCTGGGCGTCGCAACGATGCCTTACTATGGACGAGAGACTTTGGTGGAAATGGATCAAACTACCGACGTCAATCAAAACCAACCGCTTTCGGCGACACGATCTATTCATATCCCACACATTCAGTCGCGGCGAATGTGAATAGTGAACTGCGAATCGGTCCTGTGCTCGGTGACCGGTTGCTCGTCTTACACTCTGGCGATTTGCTCGCCATCAACATCACCGACAAGAGCACCATGTGGCGCAATTCGGATGCTCCTCCGATCGGACACATGGTGACCGATGAAGGACGCGTCGCCGTCGTATCACAGATGCCAAATGTTATCTCCAGCGTGACGCTGTTTGACCTTCACGACGGCCGTAAACTTGAAACGCGTGATTGGGAATACGGTGAAATCTGGACCAGCTGTGGAAAATACGTGCTGGCTTACGAGATCGGCGAAAACCGATCTTCGGCCACCGTTCGGTTGGTCAATCCCTTCGACGACTCAGTGGTGCTGGAAACCGAAGCCAAAGTGAAACAACCACGGATCTATACAGAAGGATCCGGCGGGGGACGTCTACTCCAAGATCGCTATATGGTGTTGTTTGATAACACCGGCCGGTTGGTCATTTGGGATTTGCCAGCTGGGAAACAGATCTGCGAACATGAGACCGGGGAACTCACCCCGTTTCAATCGATGCATGCGATCTGGATGCGAGATCGGATTGTTGTCTTGGCGGCGAAAACGATTGAGCAAAGCCGAGGTAGCACACGCGTCCAGCAAGCGGACTTTCATTTCCCCGCCCACCGGCTCATATCGGTCGACCTCAGATCGGGTGATCTGCAATGGCAGCGAGAGCTAGAACGGCCTTGGGGAATCACCATTCACCAACCCTTCAACTCTCCCGTTCTGTTGATGAGCCGCCTGCAAACATTGTTCACCGTCAACCGTTCGATACCAAAACTCGACTTGGCGATGGTACGCTTGAGCGATGGAAAAACCATTCACGAACAACTCGAACAAGAAGTTCAGCCGAGGGCGAGCAACCTTAGCACAACGGTGATGTTGCAACCCAGCCAGAACCAGATTCGAGTTCAAGTCGATTCTGAATTGATTACATATTCCTTTGGCAAAACTGAAGTCGAAGAGATAGAACCGTACGAAGAGTCCGATACCGATCAATAA
- a CDS encoding YbjQ family protein, translated as MPWTCPSCGGETDLGYNICWTCQAPRPKSVPENPLDGLVITTTSTITTHSIDEYFGPVFGETIFGANVIRDFVATISDIVGGRSGQYESVLVRGRNTAMAEMAKRAKELGANAVIGMRFDYSTIGNSMLMICCNGTAVKATPTS; from the coding sequence ATGCCCTGGACCTGTCCTTCGTGTGGAGGAGAAACCGATCTTGGCTACAACATCTGTTGGACCTGTCAGGCCCCACGTCCCAAGTCAGTCCCAGAGAACCCTTTGGATGGACTCGTCATCACGACCACGTCGACGATCACGACCCACTCTATCGATGAGTATTTCGGTCCGGTGTTTGGGGAAACCATTTTCGGAGCGAATGTGATTCGAGATTTTGTCGCGACGATCTCAGACATTGTCGGCGGACGGTCTGGTCAATACGAAAGCGTATTGGTGCGGGGGCGGAACACTGCGATGGCCGAGATGGCGAAACGTGCGAAGGAACTTGGCGCTAATGCCGTAATCGGGATGCGTTTTGATTACTCAACGATTGGGAACTCGATGTTGATGATCTGTTGCAATGGCACCGCGGTGAAGGCCACACCAACAAGCTGA
- a CDS encoding ABC transporter permease subunit/CPBP intramembrane protease, which translates to MSKQSEQLRRRAAMADKARWSAIWLIYIREMRDQLRDRRTLFTIAVLPIMLYPLVGMLLLQIAQFSQQHPTAVCVVGTEHLVDGPALLDGEAFAPHLGETEQPINLLAYRWDELTGTASASTKDEYVRSKASGWVTQGTFDLVVLFPPEFKNASLKQELIGTAGRDRPVENTQIELLYNAGRDQSVVARGRVASILTAWRGEWIKERLSGVGIDPDVLLPFDWADQDTSPKQTREAAFWSKLLPFIMLVWAMTGAFYPAIDLVAGEKERGTLETLLCSPALRCEIVWGKLGAVATFSMLTALLNAGSMLMTSSLVFKHIGIAGTSQVFGAPPLVPMLWLFVALIPLACLFSALALAVAAMARSSKEGQYYLMPLMMVTLPLVMLPMIPGTTLNIGTSLIPVTGMFLLVRALVEGQYATALFFVPMVATVTGACLWAAARWARHQFESESVLFGGSEQWELGMWVRHLWRDRQQAATPVQAYACGAFILVSLFFARLSVAVVPTDFTGIAKMIMLPQVLILFPALLMATMFTTSIRESLRIRMPHWTTLPMAVLFGVTLHPTYVMLSKFINHLYPISEQAAAAMKPFAEQIGSAPWGSVVLLMALLPALCEELAFRGFIFGGLVRERGKFRAVVVTALMFGISHGVLQQSIAASLMGVVLGWITLRTGSILPCILIHVTNNALSVSLDRISASSWEGASLFVSQTDLGPAYQPFWTLISMGVATTCLLYFGTMRPHADESESELVIDHHDYVDPTKSLVAAAN; encoded by the coding sequence ATGAGTAAGCAGTCCGAACAACTTCGCCGCCGAGCGGCGATGGCCGATAAGGCTCGATGGAGTGCGATCTGGTTGATCTACATTCGCGAAATGCGAGACCAACTTCGAGATCGGCGAACCTTGTTCACGATCGCAGTGCTTCCGATCATGCTGTATCCGCTGGTCGGGATGCTGCTGTTACAGATCGCGCAATTTTCGCAACAACATCCGACCGCGGTTTGTGTCGTCGGTACCGAGCACCTCGTCGACGGACCGGCGTTGCTGGACGGCGAAGCGTTCGCGCCACACCTCGGTGAGACAGAACAACCGATCAACTTACTCGCCTACCGCTGGGATGAACTGACCGGGACGGCGAGTGCGAGCACGAAAGACGAATATGTCCGCTCCAAAGCGAGTGGATGGGTGACACAAGGTACGTTCGACTTAGTCGTCTTGTTTCCCCCGGAGTTTAAGAACGCCTCACTGAAGCAGGAACTAATCGGAACTGCGGGGCGAGACCGTCCCGTCGAGAACACTCAAATTGAGTTGCTATACAACGCCGGGCGAGACCAATCCGTCGTCGCACGTGGGCGGGTCGCATCGATCCTAACCGCGTGGCGAGGCGAATGGATCAAAGAACGGTTGTCCGGAGTTGGGATCGACCCAGACGTGCTGCTTCCGTTTGATTGGGCCGACCAGGACACATCGCCAAAGCAGACACGCGAAGCCGCTTTTTGGAGCAAGTTGTTGCCGTTCATCATGTTGGTATGGGCGATGACGGGTGCGTTCTATCCCGCGATCGATCTGGTCGCCGGTGAGAAAGAGCGAGGCACACTTGAGACGTTGCTTTGCAGCCCCGCACTGCGCTGCGAAATCGTCTGGGGAAAGCTCGGCGCAGTGGCAACCTTCAGCATGCTGACGGCGCTGTTAAACGCCGGAAGCATGTTGATGACCAGTTCACTTGTTTTCAAGCACATCGGAATCGCGGGAACTTCGCAGGTCTTCGGCGCTCCGCCATTGGTGCCGATGCTGTGGCTGTTTGTGGCCTTGATACCGCTGGCATGCTTGTTTAGCGCGCTAGCGTTGGCCGTCGCGGCGATGGCCCGCAGCAGCAAAGAAGGGCAGTACTATTTGATGCCACTGATGATGGTGACGTTGCCTTTGGTCATGTTGCCAATGATTCCCGGCACGACGCTGAATATCGGCACCAGTTTAATCCCGGTGACCGGGATGTTTCTGTTAGTACGCGCCTTGGTCGAAGGTCAGTATGCGACCGCATTGTTTTTCGTACCCATGGTCGCGACGGTGACCGGAGCCTGTTTGTGGGCCGCTGCCCGGTGGGCTCGACACCAATTCGAAAGCGAGTCCGTGTTGTTCGGAGGCAGTGAGCAATGGGAACTGGGGATGTGGGTGCGTCATCTCTGGCGCGATCGTCAACAAGCAGCCACTCCAGTCCAGGCCTACGCCTGTGGCGCGTTCATTCTGGTTTCACTGTTCTTTGCACGATTGAGTGTCGCCGTCGTGCCGACTGATTTCACCGGGATTGCCAAGATGATCATGTTGCCACAGGTCTTGATCTTGTTCCCCGCGCTGTTGATGGCGACGATGTTCACGACGTCGATTCGAGAAAGTCTTCGAATTCGGATGCCTCATTGGACGACATTGCCGATGGCGGTGCTATTCGGAGTCACGTTGCATCCGACTTATGTAATGTTGTCGAAGTTTATCAACCATCTTTATCCGATCAGCGAGCAAGCGGCGGCGGCCATGAAACCGTTTGCCGAACAAATTGGTTCGGCGCCGTGGGGGTCGGTGGTGCTCTTGATGGCACTATTGCCGGCCTTATGTGAGGAACTGGCGTTTCGCGGATTTATCTTTGGCGGTTTGGTTCGCGAACGCGGAAAGTTTCGCGCCGTCGTCGTGACCGCATTGATGTTCGGAATCTCTCATGGCGTTCTGCAACAATCCATCGCGGCATCCTTGATGGGAGTCGTTCTCGGTTGGATCACATTACGGACTGGCAGCATTCTTCCTTGCATTTTGATTCATGTGACCAACAACGCGTTGTCGGTCTCACTTGACCGGATTTCTGCGAGCAGTTGGGAAGGTGCAAGCCTGTTTGTCAGTCAAACGGATCTGGGGCCGGCCTATCAACCCTTCTGGACGCTGATCAGTATGGGGGTTGCGACCACTTGCTTGTTGTACTTTGGTACGATGAGACCTCACGCCGACGAGAGTGAATCAGAGCTCGTCATCGATCACCATGACTACGTTGATCCGACGAAGTCATTGGTAGCCGCCGCAAACTGA
- the phoU gene encoding phosphate signaling complex protein PhoU: MIARKSLEHHLSAIEDAISGQCDQIESMIRLAYHGLCERCVGTADKVMAMEERINENEVLIEEECLTVLALQQPVASDLRRTAAALKINSDLERIADLALNLAERTESLAKFPQLDIPDRLTNMVLFSIEMLHDAREAFLKTDRTLAAKVRRDDSELDDLNRQVIVELTEKMEANPELVSGYLHLFSASRIVERIGDHATNIAEDIEYVVDGEIHRHQILDFASKRRLSNS, encoded by the coding sequence ATGATCGCTCGTAAATCACTCGAACATCATCTTTCGGCAATTGAAGATGCCATTTCCGGGCAATGCGATCAAATCGAGTCAATGATTCGCTTGGCGTACCACGGATTGTGCGAACGCTGCGTGGGCACCGCCGACAAGGTCATGGCGATGGAAGAGCGGATCAATGAGAACGAGGTATTGATCGAAGAGGAGTGCTTGACCGTCCTGGCATTGCAACAACCTGTCGCCAGTGACTTGCGTCGCACTGCGGCAGCCCTGAAGATCAATTCTGATTTGGAGCGGATCGCGGATCTCGCACTCAATCTTGCCGAACGGACCGAATCGCTCGCCAAATTTCCGCAACTGGATATCCCCGATCGGCTGACCAACATGGTGCTTTTCTCGATCGAGATGCTTCATGATGCCCGCGAGGCGTTTCTAAAGACCGATCGCACGTTGGCGGCTAAAGTACGTCGAGACGATAGCGAGCTCGATGACCTCAATCGCCAAGTGATCGTGGAGCTTACGGAGAAAATGGAAGCTAACCCCGAGTTGGTATCCGGCTATCTGCATCTTTTTTCGGCATCTCGAATTGTCGAGCGAATCGGCGATCATGCGACGAATATTGCCGAGGATATTGAATACGTTGTCGATGGAGAGATTCATCGACACCAAATACTCGACTTCGCCTCGAAACGGCGCCTTTCCAATAGCTGA
- a CDS encoding OprO/OprP family phosphate-selective porin, which yields MSFLVALSACLTGAAANAEETFELFGPQPSDNRIALLSDDIDDGPLAGPIDTEIDTTAGNANSTVSREDYDALVERFESLEESWSKHQDDLKADSEAKKKKPIGKLNGRVHLDNWSFLEEDPGVNYLETGDPNQDPQDRWDFRRIRLTWSGDVPGSMLYRISIDFNNPSSAEMKDVYLGFKNLPYNQQFLIGNQKRPIGLDHLNSSRHNVFIERPLAVETFNEDARRLGACMYGYNDSESVHWRYGAFLLENISQDGRFRGDYDEAGLYGRLSTSPWYDEISGGRGYYHFAVAGSANTTDADGTIDNDDNSNEARFRTRPLARSSSRWWDTGRLLGAETYQQLAFESMLNIGAFQLTGEYINTWVQRNPLGGFNGEDLHFQGAYLFANYFLTGEHVPLKRRTGTIDRVKPFENFFIVDRCCGGTGTGWGALSVGVRADYLDLSDSDIMGGEGHAITLSSNWYWTAYSKLQTNLVVGEIEDAGQGRSNVPLAQGVAGDFTILGFRYMIDF from the coding sequence TTGTCATTTCTTGTTGCGCTGTCAGCCTGTTTGACCGGCGCGGCCGCCAATGCCGAAGAAACCTTCGAGCTCTTCGGGCCTCAGCCGTCTGACAATCGAATTGCGCTGCTGAGCGACGATATAGACGATGGACCACTAGCCGGACCGATCGACACAGAAATTGACACGACTGCTGGTAACGCAAACTCGACGGTTTCTCGCGAAGACTATGACGCCCTGGTTGAGCGTTTCGAAAGTCTTGAAGAGTCCTGGTCGAAGCACCAAGATGACTTGAAGGCGGACTCGGAAGCGAAAAAGAAAAAGCCAATCGGGAAGCTCAATGGACGAGTCCACCTCGACAACTGGAGCTTCCTCGAGGAAGACCCTGGCGTGAACTACCTCGAAACGGGTGACCCGAACCAGGATCCCCAAGACCGCTGGGACTTTCGCCGAATCCGACTGACCTGGAGTGGCGACGTTCCCGGAAGCATGCTGTATCGGATCTCAATCGATTTTAACAATCCCAGTTCCGCCGAGATGAAGGATGTTTATCTCGGTTTTAAAAACCTGCCCTATAACCAGCAGTTCTTGATCGGTAATCAAAAACGCCCGATCGGCCTGGACCACCTTAACAGTAGCCGTCACAACGTCTTCATCGAACGCCCCCTTGCCGTTGAAACGTTCAACGAAGATGCACGCCGGTTGGGCGCTTGCATGTACGGCTACAACGATAGCGAGTCCGTGCACTGGCGATACGGTGCATTCTTGTTAGAGAACATCTCCCAAGACGGACGCTTCCGTGGCGACTACGACGAAGCTGGCCTGTACGGACGCCTGTCGACCAGCCCTTGGTATGACGAAATCAGTGGTGGACGCGGTTACTATCACTTTGCTGTTGCCGGATCGGCAAACACAACTGACGCCGATGGAACGATCGACAACGATGACAATTCCAACGAGGCACGGTTCCGCACACGTCCGCTCGCACGCAGCAGCTCGCGTTGGTGGGATACGGGGCGATTGCTCGGTGCCGAAACGTACCAACAACTCGCCTTCGAATCGATGCTCAATATCGGCGCGTTTCAATTAACCGGCGAGTACATCAACACCTGGGTTCAGCGCAACCCGCTGGGCGGCTTCAATGGCGAAGACTTGCATTTTCAAGGTGCATACCTGTTTGCCAACTACTTTCTGACCGGTGAACACGTTCCGCTGAAACGCCGCACCGGAACGATCGATCGTGTTAAACCCTTTGAAAATTTCTTTATCGTTGACCGTTGCTGCGGAGGAACGGGAACCGGTTGGGGTGCATTGTCAGTTGGGGTTCGCGCCGATTACTTGGACCTCTCGGATTCCGACATCATGGGTGGCGAAGGCCACGCAATCACACTGAGCAGCAATTGGTACTGGACCGCCTACTCCAAGCTACAGACGAACCTCGTCGTCGGTGAGATCGAAGACGCCGGACAAGGTCGATCCAACGTTCCCCTGGCTCAAGGAGTCGCGGGTGACTTCACGATCCTCGGTTTTCGCTACATGATCGATTTTTAA
- a CDS encoding ECF-type sigma factor, with translation MNNKRIETLLRNAIEGCEDSTTEFVREFEAQIRLEIRARMAKAGVRLKLDSIDIAQSVFFDFLTASRTGSEAQLSPQEALARLIRTSREEVQRQIRFHTAGKRDVRRETGIADEHRQLPSDVPQPTENVQEGDLREFLRSRIGNEDFRLVEMRMQGWSWPDIAEAIGMSADACRMRLHRLKMHWPQELADLLPQPRD, from the coding sequence ATGAACAACAAACGAATTGAAACCCTGCTTCGCAACGCGATCGAGGGTTGCGAAGATTCGACAACCGAATTCGTCCGCGAGTTCGAGGCTCAAATTCGGCTCGAAATCCGAGCCCGGATGGCTAAGGCAGGTGTCCGCCTGAAGCTCGATTCGATCGACATCGCCCAAAGCGTCTTCTTTGACTTCCTGACCGCCTCGCGGACCGGCAGTGAGGCCCAGCTATCACCCCAAGAAGCGTTGGCGCGACTGATCCGAACCTCGCGGGAAGAGGTTCAGCGACAAATTCGATTTCACACGGCCGGAAAACGCGATGTCCGACGTGAAACGGGGATCGCCGACGAGCATCGACAATTGCCAAGTGACGTTCCACAACCGACCGAGAATGTCCAGGAAGGTGACTTAAGAGAATTCCTTCGCTCACGGATCGGCAACGAGGACTTTCGGCTCGTCGAGATGCGAATGCAAGGTTGGTCGTGGCCTGACATCGCCGAGGCGATCGGTATGAGCGCCGATGCCTGTCGCATGAGGTTGCATCGGTTAAAAATGCACTGGCCTCAAGAACTGGCCGACTTACTGCCGCAACCTCGCGACTGA